Proteins from one Ahaetulla prasina isolate Xishuangbanna chromosome 2, ASM2864084v1, whole genome shotgun sequence genomic window:
- the ATOSB gene encoding atos homolog protein B isoform X1 — protein MRHLSAEPGLPHEQRRGLSQEQQQQQQEDEEEEEEEEEEEQQQQQQPWKHHGLQMGCGPPELGSQKVYQVSIFSPRGSGSALPQQRGPRRQPIKRTCPEPRWVAEGGEWDAKRGHWGTEEEEEAIEDGLLVDGLALGGAAQHFSHSGLQVVEHRQEVSPGQCGGWEPRAAEGREAALPLPGRLCTNLHTRDLAPGLRGEQPAMDSRPEENGGPRFPHDHDLHSPAPPSPSPGQPSPEAQAPNTPPEAPSLSANGLCSAEKTPCSSGQLSGGGPASCPAKRKLLPSGEGRAATGLEEESLLPARKKRALHSPTVPASCRSTDAKGAPFWNHLLPAAKGSASSRTGTSQLKPGLHLKPRRRQLRSSPGRALVGRRPPTTSTSHALLGNFEESMLKGRFPPSGRIGGFTAEIGASGSYCPQHATLPVEVTYFDIAEHNAPSPFLGVIDLEALGKKGYSIPRTGTIQVTLFNPNKTVVKMFLVTYDFHDMPANHVTFLRHRIFLVPVGEGEASVSDLAGQAKRVLCYLMHLRFHSSKSGKIYLHDNIRLLFSRKSIEMDSGIPYELKSFTELPRNPCYSPRA, from the exons ATGAGGCACCTCAGTGCTGAGCCTGGACTCCCCCACGAGCAGAGAAGAGGCCTGagccaggagcagcagcagcagcagcaggaagatgaggaggaggaggaggaggaagaggaagaagagcagcagcagcagcaacagccctGGAAGCACCATGGCCTCCAGATGGGCTGCGGTCCACCAGAGCTGGGCAGCCAGAAGGTCTACCAGGTCTCCATCTTTTCTCCCCGGGGCAGCGGCTCTGCCCTCCCACAGCAGAGGGGCCCCCGACGGCAGCCCATCAAGCGGACCTGCCCAGAGCCCCGATGGGTGGCCGAGGGCGGCGAGTGGGATGCCAAGAGGGGTCACTGggggacggaggaggaggaggaggccatcGAGGACGGGCTCTTGGTGGATGGGCTGGCCCTGGGGGGTGCCGCCCAGCACTTCTCCCATAGTGGCCTGCAAGTCGTAGAGCACCGGCAGGAGGTCAGTCCCGGCCAGTGTGGAGGCTGGGAGCCCAGAGCTGCTGAGGGCCGGGAGGCGGCCCTGCCGCTGCCTGGCAGGCTCTGTACCAATTTGCACACGAGAGACTTGGCCCCCGGCTTGCGGGGGGAGCAGCCCGCCATGGACTCCAGGCCAGAAGAGAACGGGGGGCCCCGTTTCCCACACGATCACGATTTGCACAGCCCTGCACCCCCATCCCCCTCGCCAGGGCAGCCGTCCCCGGAGGCCCAGGCACCCAACACTCCACCCGAGGCCCCCAGCCTCAGCGCCAACGGGCTCTGCTCGGCCGAGAAGACGCCCTGCTCCAGCGGCCAGCTCTCGGGAGGTGGCCCTGCCAGCTGCCCGGCCAAGAGGAAGCTGCTGCCCTCGGGTGAAGGGAGGGCAGCCACCGGCCTGGAGGAAGAGAGCCTTCTACCAGCACGCAAAAAGAGGGCCCTGCATTCTCCCACCGTGCCAGCCTCCTGCCGCAGCACCGATGCCAAGGGTGCCCCTTTCTGGAACCATCTTCTTCCCGCAGCCAAG GGCTCAGCAAGCAGCAGAACTGGCACTTCTCAGTTGAAACCGGGGCTGCACCTCAAACC CAGGAGGAGGCAGCTGCGCAGCAGCCCTGGAAGGGCTCTCGTGGGCAGGCGGCCCCCCACCACCTCCACCAGCCACGCCCTTCTGGGGAACTTTGAG GAGTCGATGCTGAAGGGGCGTTTCCCGCCCTCTGGCCGGATCGGAGGCTTCACTGCAGAGATTGGGGCCAGCGGATCCTACTGCCCGCAGCATGCCACCCTGCCTGTGGAGGTCACCTACTTCGACATAGCTGAGCACAACGCCCCCTCCCCGTTTCTG GGAGTCATTGACTTGGAAGCCTTGGGAAAGAAGGGGTACAGCATCCCCAGAACGGGCACCATCCAAGTG ACCTTATTCAACCCCAATAAGACGGTGGTCAAGATGTTCCTGGTGACCTACGACTTCCATGACATGCCCGCCAACCACGTTACCTTCCTGCGCCATCGCATCTTCCTGGTgccagtgggggagggggaggcctcCGTCTCGGATCTCGCAGGGCAGGCCAAGAGGGTCCTCTGCTACCTGATGCACCTGAG
- the ATOSB gene encoding atos homolog protein B isoform X2 has translation MRHLSAEPGLPHEQRRGLSQEQQQQQQEDEEEEEEEEEEEQQQQQQPWKHHGLQMGCGPPELGSQKVYQVSIFSPRGSGSALPQQRGPRRQPIKRTCPEPRWVAEGGEWDAKRGHWGTEEEEEAIEDGLLVDGLALGGAAQHFSHSGLQVVEHRQEVSPGQCGGWEPRAAEGREAALPLPGRLCTNLHTRDLAPGLRGEQPAMDSRPEENGGPRFPHDHDLHSPAPPSPSPGQPSPEAQAPNTPPEAPSLSANGLCSAEKTPCSSGQLSGGGPASCPAKRKLLPSGEGRAATGLEEESLLPARKKRALHSPTVPASCRSTDAKGAPFWNHLLPAAKGSASSRTGTSQLKPGLHLKPRRQLRSSPGRALVGRRPPTTSTSHALLGNFEESMLKGRFPPSGRIGGFTAEIGASGSYCPQHATLPVEVTYFDIAEHNAPSPFLGVIDLEALGKKGYSIPRTGTIQVTLFNPNKTVVKMFLVTYDFHDMPANHVTFLRHRIFLVPVGEGEASVSDLAGQAKRVLCYLMHLRFHSSKSGKIYLHDNIRLLFSRKSIEMDSGIPYELKSFTELPRNPCYSPRA, from the exons ATGAGGCACCTCAGTGCTGAGCCTGGACTCCCCCACGAGCAGAGAAGAGGCCTGagccaggagcagcagcagcagcagcaggaagatgaggaggaggaggaggaggaagaggaagaagagcagcagcagcagcaacagccctGGAAGCACCATGGCCTCCAGATGGGCTGCGGTCCACCAGAGCTGGGCAGCCAGAAGGTCTACCAGGTCTCCATCTTTTCTCCCCGGGGCAGCGGCTCTGCCCTCCCACAGCAGAGGGGCCCCCGACGGCAGCCCATCAAGCGGACCTGCCCAGAGCCCCGATGGGTGGCCGAGGGCGGCGAGTGGGATGCCAAGAGGGGTCACTGggggacggaggaggaggaggaggccatcGAGGACGGGCTCTTGGTGGATGGGCTGGCCCTGGGGGGTGCCGCCCAGCACTTCTCCCATAGTGGCCTGCAAGTCGTAGAGCACCGGCAGGAGGTCAGTCCCGGCCAGTGTGGAGGCTGGGAGCCCAGAGCTGCTGAGGGCCGGGAGGCGGCCCTGCCGCTGCCTGGCAGGCTCTGTACCAATTTGCACACGAGAGACTTGGCCCCCGGCTTGCGGGGGGAGCAGCCCGCCATGGACTCCAGGCCAGAAGAGAACGGGGGGCCCCGTTTCCCACACGATCACGATTTGCACAGCCCTGCACCCCCATCCCCCTCGCCAGGGCAGCCGTCCCCGGAGGCCCAGGCACCCAACACTCCACCCGAGGCCCCCAGCCTCAGCGCCAACGGGCTCTGCTCGGCCGAGAAGACGCCCTGCTCCAGCGGCCAGCTCTCGGGAGGTGGCCCTGCCAGCTGCCCGGCCAAGAGGAAGCTGCTGCCCTCGGGTGAAGGGAGGGCAGCCACCGGCCTGGAGGAAGAGAGCCTTCTACCAGCACGCAAAAAGAGGGCCCTGCATTCTCCCACCGTGCCAGCCTCCTGCCGCAGCACCGATGCCAAGGGTGCCCCTTTCTGGAACCATCTTCTTCCCGCAGCCAAG GGCTCAGCAAGCAGCAGAACTGGCACTTCTCAGTTGAAACCGGGGCTGCACCTCAAACC GAGGAGGCAGCTGCGCAGCAGCCCTGGAAGGGCTCTCGTGGGCAGGCGGCCCCCCACCACCTCCACCAGCCACGCCCTTCTGGGGAACTTTGAG GAGTCGATGCTGAAGGGGCGTTTCCCGCCCTCTGGCCGGATCGGAGGCTTCACTGCAGAGATTGGGGCCAGCGGATCCTACTGCCCGCAGCATGCCACCCTGCCTGTGGAGGTCACCTACTTCGACATAGCTGAGCACAACGCCCCCTCCCCGTTTCTG GGAGTCATTGACTTGGAAGCCTTGGGAAAGAAGGGGTACAGCATCCCCAGAACGGGCACCATCCAAGTG ACCTTATTCAACCCCAATAAGACGGTGGTCAAGATGTTCCTGGTGACCTACGACTTCCATGACATGCCCGCCAACCACGTTACCTTCCTGCGCCATCGCATCTTCCTGGTgccagtgggggagggggaggcctcCGTCTCGGATCTCGCAGGGCAGGCCAAGAGGGTCCTCTGCTACCTGATGCACCTGAG
- the ATOSB gene encoding atos homolog protein B isoform X3, whose translation MRHLSAEPGLPHEQRRGLSQEQQQQQQEDEEEEEEEEEEEQQQQQQPWKHHGLQMGCGPPELGSQKVYQVSIFSPRGSGSALPQQRGPRRQPIKRTCPEPRWVAEGGEWDAKRGHWGTEEEEEAIEDGLLVDGLALGGAAQHFSHSGLQVVEHRQEVSPGQCGGWEPRAAEGREAALPLPGRLCTNLHTRDLAPGLRGEQPAMDSRPEENGGPRFPHDHDLHSPAPPSPSPGQPSPEAQAPNTPPEAPSLSANGLCSAEKTPCSSGQLSGGGPASCPAKRKLLPSGEGRAATGLEEESLLPARKKRALHSPTVPASCRSTDAKGAPFWNHLLPAAKGSASSRTGTSQLKPGLHLKPRRRQLRSSPGRALVGRRPPTTSTSHALLGNFEESMLKGRFPPSGRIGGFTAEIGASGSYCPQHATLPVEVTYFDIAEHNAPSPFLGVIDLEALGKKGYSIPRTGTIQVQLLAFRLSLPTDPPPVSDLIQPQ comes from the exons ATGAGGCACCTCAGTGCTGAGCCTGGACTCCCCCACGAGCAGAGAAGAGGCCTGagccaggagcagcagcagcagcagcaggaagatgaggaggaggaggaggaggaagaggaagaagagcagcagcagcagcaacagccctGGAAGCACCATGGCCTCCAGATGGGCTGCGGTCCACCAGAGCTGGGCAGCCAGAAGGTCTACCAGGTCTCCATCTTTTCTCCCCGGGGCAGCGGCTCTGCCCTCCCACAGCAGAGGGGCCCCCGACGGCAGCCCATCAAGCGGACCTGCCCAGAGCCCCGATGGGTGGCCGAGGGCGGCGAGTGGGATGCCAAGAGGGGTCACTGggggacggaggaggaggaggaggccatcGAGGACGGGCTCTTGGTGGATGGGCTGGCCCTGGGGGGTGCCGCCCAGCACTTCTCCCATAGTGGCCTGCAAGTCGTAGAGCACCGGCAGGAGGTCAGTCCCGGCCAGTGTGGAGGCTGGGAGCCCAGAGCTGCTGAGGGCCGGGAGGCGGCCCTGCCGCTGCCTGGCAGGCTCTGTACCAATTTGCACACGAGAGACTTGGCCCCCGGCTTGCGGGGGGAGCAGCCCGCCATGGACTCCAGGCCAGAAGAGAACGGGGGGCCCCGTTTCCCACACGATCACGATTTGCACAGCCCTGCACCCCCATCCCCCTCGCCAGGGCAGCCGTCCCCGGAGGCCCAGGCACCCAACACTCCACCCGAGGCCCCCAGCCTCAGCGCCAACGGGCTCTGCTCGGCCGAGAAGACGCCCTGCTCCAGCGGCCAGCTCTCGGGAGGTGGCCCTGCCAGCTGCCCGGCCAAGAGGAAGCTGCTGCCCTCGGGTGAAGGGAGGGCAGCCACCGGCCTGGAGGAAGAGAGCCTTCTACCAGCACGCAAAAAGAGGGCCCTGCATTCTCCCACCGTGCCAGCCTCCTGCCGCAGCACCGATGCCAAGGGTGCCCCTTTCTGGAACCATCTTCTTCCCGCAGCCAAG GGCTCAGCAAGCAGCAGAACTGGCACTTCTCAGTTGAAACCGGGGCTGCACCTCAAACC CAGGAGGAGGCAGCTGCGCAGCAGCCCTGGAAGGGCTCTCGTGGGCAGGCGGCCCCCCACCACCTCCACCAGCCACGCCCTTCTGGGGAACTTTGAG GAGTCGATGCTGAAGGGGCGTTTCCCGCCCTCTGGCCGGATCGGAGGCTTCACTGCAGAGATTGGGGCCAGCGGATCCTACTGCCCGCAGCATGCCACCCTGCCTGTGGAGGTCACCTACTTCGACATAGCTGAGCACAACGCCCCCTCCCCGTTTCTG GGAGTCATTGACTTGGAAGCCTTGGGAAAGAAGGGGTACAGCATCCCCAGAACGGGCACCATCCAAGTG CAGCTTCTGGCTTTCCGTCTCTCCCTCCCCACTGACCCCCCTCCCGTTTCAGACCTTATTCAACCCCAATAA
- the ATOSB gene encoding atos homolog protein B isoform X4, producing MRHLSAEPGLPHEQRRGLSQEQQQQQQEDEEEEEEEEEEEQQQQQQPWKHHGLQMGCGPPELGSQKVYQVSIFSPRGSGSALPQQRGPRRQPIKRTCPEPRWVAEGGEWDAKRGHWGTEEEEEAIEDGLLVDGLALGGAAQHFSHSGLQVVEHRQEVSPGQCGGWEPRAAEGREAALPLPGRLCTNLHTRDLAPGLRGEQPAMDSRPEENGGPRFPHDHDLHSPAPPSPSPGQPSPEAQAPNTPPEAPSLSANGLCSAEKTPCSSGQLSGGGPASCPAKRKLLPSGEGRAATGLEEESLLPARKKRALHSPTVPASCRSTDAKGAPFWNHLLPAAKGSASSRTGTSQLKPGLHLKPRRRQLRSSPGRALVGRRPPTTSTSHALLGNFEESMLKGRFPPSGRIGGFTAEIGASGSYCPQHATLPVEVTYFDIAEHNAPSPFLGVIDLEALGKKGYSIPRTGTIQVLLAFRLSLPTDPPPVSDLIQPQ from the exons ATGAGGCACCTCAGTGCTGAGCCTGGACTCCCCCACGAGCAGAGAAGAGGCCTGagccaggagcagcagcagcagcagcaggaagatgaggaggaggaggaggaggaagaggaagaagagcagcagcagcagcaacagccctGGAAGCACCATGGCCTCCAGATGGGCTGCGGTCCACCAGAGCTGGGCAGCCAGAAGGTCTACCAGGTCTCCATCTTTTCTCCCCGGGGCAGCGGCTCTGCCCTCCCACAGCAGAGGGGCCCCCGACGGCAGCCCATCAAGCGGACCTGCCCAGAGCCCCGATGGGTGGCCGAGGGCGGCGAGTGGGATGCCAAGAGGGGTCACTGggggacggaggaggaggaggaggccatcGAGGACGGGCTCTTGGTGGATGGGCTGGCCCTGGGGGGTGCCGCCCAGCACTTCTCCCATAGTGGCCTGCAAGTCGTAGAGCACCGGCAGGAGGTCAGTCCCGGCCAGTGTGGAGGCTGGGAGCCCAGAGCTGCTGAGGGCCGGGAGGCGGCCCTGCCGCTGCCTGGCAGGCTCTGTACCAATTTGCACACGAGAGACTTGGCCCCCGGCTTGCGGGGGGAGCAGCCCGCCATGGACTCCAGGCCAGAAGAGAACGGGGGGCCCCGTTTCCCACACGATCACGATTTGCACAGCCCTGCACCCCCATCCCCCTCGCCAGGGCAGCCGTCCCCGGAGGCCCAGGCACCCAACACTCCACCCGAGGCCCCCAGCCTCAGCGCCAACGGGCTCTGCTCGGCCGAGAAGACGCCCTGCTCCAGCGGCCAGCTCTCGGGAGGTGGCCCTGCCAGCTGCCCGGCCAAGAGGAAGCTGCTGCCCTCGGGTGAAGGGAGGGCAGCCACCGGCCTGGAGGAAGAGAGCCTTCTACCAGCACGCAAAAAGAGGGCCCTGCATTCTCCCACCGTGCCAGCCTCCTGCCGCAGCACCGATGCCAAGGGTGCCCCTTTCTGGAACCATCTTCTTCCCGCAGCCAAG GGCTCAGCAAGCAGCAGAACTGGCACTTCTCAGTTGAAACCGGGGCTGCACCTCAAACC CAGGAGGAGGCAGCTGCGCAGCAGCCCTGGAAGGGCTCTCGTGGGCAGGCGGCCCCCCACCACCTCCACCAGCCACGCCCTTCTGGGGAACTTTGAG GAGTCGATGCTGAAGGGGCGTTTCCCGCCCTCTGGCCGGATCGGAGGCTTCACTGCAGAGATTGGGGCCAGCGGATCCTACTGCCCGCAGCATGCCACCCTGCCTGTGGAGGTCACCTACTTCGACATAGCTGAGCACAACGCCCCCTCCCCGTTTCTG GGAGTCATTGACTTGGAAGCCTTGGGAAAGAAGGGGTACAGCATCCCCAGAACGGGCACCATCCAAGTG CTTCTGGCTTTCCGTCTCTCCCTCCCCACTGACCCCCCTCCCGTTTCAGACCTTATTCAACCCCAATAA